The Tardiphaga alba genome includes a window with the following:
- a CDS encoding DMT family transporter, whose translation MGEFVGVLAAALSSALGGASIGVTRFVRDTVDPPAIGAFRFGFGFAFLLPVALAQKAKWPARADWAAVGGLGLLFFALFPILFNASLIFTTAARGSLALSTLPLLTMVVAACLGVERLTPRKTTGVLIAMTGVALALLSGLTSVPPGAWRGDALMLCAAVCMAFYSVWSRPFIRRSGPLQFTTMGMGVGALCLVCISAIQGSFAPVAHFGLPQWSAMLYLGLFGSALTFFLWSYALSRTTPTRVTISITVNPIAATSVGAVLLGEPIGWPLIAGILAVAIGIWIATTTGQTHSRMSARPD comes from the coding sequence ATGGGTGAGTTCGTGGGCGTGCTCGCTGCCGCGCTGTCGAGCGCGCTTGGCGGGGCGTCGATCGGCGTCACCCGTTTCGTGCGCGATACTGTCGATCCGCCTGCGATCGGCGCGTTTCGTTTCGGCTTCGGCTTCGCCTTTCTGTTGCCGGTCGCCCTTGCGCAGAAAGCCAAATGGCCGGCACGCGCCGACTGGGCGGCGGTCGGCGGCCTCGGCCTACTGTTCTTCGCGCTGTTCCCGATCCTGTTCAATGCATCGCTGATTTTTACAACAGCAGCGCGCGGCTCGCTGGCGCTGTCCACGCTGCCGCTGCTGACCATGGTGGTCGCCGCCTGCCTCGGCGTGGAGCGCCTGACCCCACGCAAGACCACGGGTGTGCTGATCGCCATGACGGGCGTCGCACTGGCGTTGCTGTCGGGCCTCACATCCGTGCCGCCGGGCGCCTGGCGTGGTGATGCCCTGATGCTCTGCGCCGCAGTCTGCATGGCCTTCTACAGCGTATGGTCGCGGCCCTTCATTCGCCGTTCGGGACCACTACAATTCACGACCATGGGAATGGGCGTCGGTGCACTCTGTCTCGTTTGCATATCGGCGATACAGGGCAGCTTCGCGCCTGTCGCGCATTTCGGTCTGCCTCAGTGGTCGGCCATGCTTTATCTCGGCCTGTTCGGTAGCGCGCTGACATTCTTTCTGTGGTCCTACGCGTTGAGCCGAACGACACCGACACGCGTCACGATCTCCATCACCGTCAACCCGATCGCAGCGACCTCGGTGGGGGCCGTGCTTCTGGGCGAGCCCATCGGCTGGCCTCTGATTGCCGGCATATTGGCCGTGGCCATTGGGATCTGGATCGCGACGACGACAGGGCAGACCCACTCACGCATGTCAGCGCGCCCAGATTGA
- a CDS encoding MFS transporter has product MTNAPANRLPPGFNRLAWSNLAAQSAEQIALAAVPIVAVLLLGAGEGQTGLLQTALTLPFILFAIPAGLLADRMSRRVLMAGAEALRAAALLITLALIWWGMMTMPLLAALGFVAVCGTVVYSVAAPSLVPLLVAPAFLNAANARIELARTVAFAGGPAVGGALVGFIGAALAFGVAAALSVLAVICLAGLHEPARAPVRHRKPMQDIAEGLSFVARHPLLRPVFTVQLIFSSVLFMTLAVFVPYAVRHLGLTATGVGITLAMYGVGMMIGALSATRVMKHLPFGTVIALGPVTGFVSSLVMALTIWVPSPVLAGLAFFLLGAGPILWVISTATLRQSVTPPSLLGRVSAINILSYGARPIGTGIAAVVGGLYHAEACLYLAVAGFAWQALVILNSPAVALTRQPDMAVDLPDALPTKV; this is encoded by the coding sequence ATGACCAACGCCCCGGCCAACCGCTTGCCTCCCGGTTTCAATCGCCTCGCCTGGTCCAACCTCGCGGCGCAATCGGCCGAACAGATCGCGCTGGCTGCAGTGCCGATCGTGGCGGTGTTGTTGCTCGGCGCCGGAGAAGGCCAGACGGGCCTGTTGCAGACGGCGCTGACGCTGCCCTTCATCCTGTTCGCCATTCCGGCCGGCCTGCTTGCAGACCGGATGTCGCGACGGGTGCTGATGGCCGGTGCCGAGGCGCTGCGCGCGGCGGCATTGCTGATCACGCTGGCGCTGATCTGGTGGGGGATGATGACCATGCCGCTGCTGGCCGCGCTCGGCTTTGTCGCCGTCTGCGGCACCGTGGTCTACAGCGTCGCGGCGCCATCGCTGGTGCCCTTGCTCGTTGCGCCGGCATTCCTGAACGCCGCCAATGCGCGGATCGAGCTGGCCCGCACGGTGGCCTTCGCCGGCGGCCCCGCGGTCGGCGGCGCGCTGGTAGGGTTTATTGGCGCGGCGCTCGCGTTTGGCGTTGCCGCGGCGCTTTCCGTTCTCGCCGTGATCTGCCTCGCCGGTCTCCATGAACCCGCACGCGCGCCCGTTCGGCATCGCAAGCCAATGCAGGACATCGCGGAAGGGCTATCCTTCGTCGCGCGGCATCCGCTGCTGCGACCGGTCTTCACCGTCCAGCTCATCTTCAGTTCGGTCTTGTTCATGACGCTTGCCGTCTTCGTGCCCTATGCCGTGCGCCATCTTGGCCTGACGGCCACCGGTGTCGGCATCACGCTGGCCATGTATGGCGTCGGCATGATGATCGGCGCGCTGTCGGCGACGCGGGTGATGAAGCACCTGCCCTTCGGCACGGTGATCGCGCTCGGTCCCGTCACCGGCTTCGTGTCGTCGCTTGTGATGGCGCTCACGATCTGGGTCCCCTCGCCGGTGCTGGCCGGGCTGGCCTTCTTCCTGCTCGGCGCCGGGCCGATCCTCTGGGTGATCTCCACCGCGACGCTGCGCCAGTCGGTGACGCCGCCGAGCCTGCTCGGGCGGGTCTCCGCCATCAATATTCTGAGCTATGGCGCGCGGCCGATCGGCACCGGCATCGCGGCGGTGGTCGGCGGGCTCTACCACGCCGAGGCCTGCCTCTATCTCGCCGTCGCCGGCTTTGCCTGGCAGGCTCTGGTGATTCTGAACTCGCCCGCTGTCGCCTTGACGCGGCAGCCGGACATGGCGGTCGATCTGCCCGACGCGCTTCCAACGAAAGTCTAA